One genomic window of Solanum dulcamara chromosome 10, daSolDulc1.2, whole genome shotgun sequence includes the following:
- the LOC129871225 gene encoding transcription factor BIM2-like isoform X1, protein MKSVKGHHEEEEEEEDEIGIKKDTTPSSTNTKDGRNNDKASATRSKHSVTEQRRRSKINERFQILRDLIPHTDQKRDTASFLMEVIQYVQSLQEKAQKYEGPYQSWSSEPTKLMPWRNSHWRMQSLPAQPHALKNVSGPESTYLGRFDENPTTVTSTILPNQQNPIESHTSRDVSFKAMDQQNELANKSITTPIPLQACMPTPVPNNGAFSEPQPRPVSDQCPNTIDALNHDEDEAIDGGRISISSPYTQGFLTSLSQALQSTSLDLSVATISVQIDFGKRANQAMTSGPSIAKDNENPTHSGNQHMDHFEEASNDEDLDQAQKRLKI, encoded by the exons ATGAAATCTGTGAAGGGTCATcatgaagaggaagaagaggaggaagatgaGATTGGTATTAAGAAAGATACCACACCTTCTAGTACCAATACCAAAG ATGGGAGGAATAATGATAAGGCTAGTGCAACAAGGTCTAAACATTCAGTGACAGAGCAGCGTCGGAGGAGCAAGATCAATGAGAG ATTTCAGATATTGAGAGATCTGATACCCCATACCGATCAAAAGCGAGACACTGCGTCATTCTTGATGGAG GTAATTCAGTATGTACAGTCTTTACAAGAGAAGGCACAGAAGTATGAAGGACCATATCAGTCTTGGAGCTCAGAGCCTACAAAGCTTATGCCATGG AGAAATAGTCATTGGCGCATGCAAAGTTTACCAGCACAGCCACATGCCTTGAAGAATGTTAGTGGCCCAGAATCAACATACCTGGGAAGGTTTGATGAAAATCCCACAACTGTTACTTCTACAATTCTACCAAATCAGCAGAATCCAATTGAATCTCATACTAGCAGGGATGTTTCATTTAAAGCAATGGATCAACAAAATGAACTAGCTAACAAGTCAATCACAACACCCATTCCACTTCAGGCCTGTATGCCGACGCCAGTGCCAAACAATGGTGCCTTCTCAGAGCCTCAACCTAGACCAGTGTCTGATCAATGTCCCAACACAATTGATGCTCTGAATCATGACGAGGATGAGGCAATAGATGGAGGCAGAATCAGCATTTCAAGTCCATACACGCAGGG GTTTCTAACTTCGTTGTCACAAGCGCTGCAGAGTACCAGTCTAGATCTTTCAGTGGCTACTATTTCAGTGCAGATTGATTTTGGGAAGCGGGCAAACCAAGCAATGACCTCAGGGCCATCTATTGCGAAG GATAATGAGAATCCTACACACTCTGGTAATCAACATATGGATCATTTCGAAGAGGCAAGCAATGATGAAGATTTAGACCAAGCTCAAAAGAGGCTGAAGATATAG
- the LOC129871225 gene encoding transcription factor BIM2-like isoform X2 produces the protein MKSVKGHHEEEEEEEDEIGIKKDTTPSSTNTKDGRNNDKASATRSKHSVTEQRRRSKINERFQILRDLIPHTDQKRDTASFLMEVIQYVQSLQEKAQKYEGPYQSWSSEPTKLMPWRNSHWRMQSLPAQPHALKNVSGPESTYLGRDVSFKAMDQQNELANKSITTPIPLQACMPTPVPNNGAFSEPQPRPVSDQCPNTIDALNHDEDEAIDGGRISISSPYTQGFLTSLSQALQSTSLDLSVATISVQIDFGKRANQAMTSGPSIAKDNENPTHSGNQHMDHFEEASNDEDLDQAQKRLKI, from the exons ATGAAATCTGTGAAGGGTCATcatgaagaggaagaagaggaggaagatgaGATTGGTATTAAGAAAGATACCACACCTTCTAGTACCAATACCAAAG ATGGGAGGAATAATGATAAGGCTAGTGCAACAAGGTCTAAACATTCAGTGACAGAGCAGCGTCGGAGGAGCAAGATCAATGAGAG ATTTCAGATATTGAGAGATCTGATACCCCATACCGATCAAAAGCGAGACACTGCGTCATTCTTGATGGAG GTAATTCAGTATGTACAGTCTTTACAAGAGAAGGCACAGAAGTATGAAGGACCATATCAGTCTTGGAGCTCAGAGCCTACAAAGCTTATGCCATGG AGAAATAGTCATTGGCGCATGCAAAGTTTACCAGCACAGCCACATGCCTTGAAGAATGTTAGTGGCCCAGAATCAACATACCTGGGAAG GGATGTTTCATTTAAAGCAATGGATCAACAAAATGAACTAGCTAACAAGTCAATCACAACACCCATTCCACTTCAGGCCTGTATGCCGACGCCAGTGCCAAACAATGGTGCCTTCTCAGAGCCTCAACCTAGACCAGTGTCTGATCAATGTCCCAACACAATTGATGCTCTGAATCATGACGAGGATGAGGCAATAGATGGAGGCAGAATCAGCATTTCAAGTCCATACACGCAGGG GTTTCTAACTTCGTTGTCACAAGCGCTGCAGAGTACCAGTCTAGATCTTTCAGTGGCTACTATTTCAGTGCAGATTGATTTTGGGAAGCGGGCAAACCAAGCAATGACCTCAGGGCCATCTATTGCGAAG GATAATGAGAATCCTACACACTCTGGTAATCAACATATGGATCATTTCGAAGAGGCAAGCAATGATGAAGATTTAGACCAAGCTCAAAAGAGGCTGAAGATATAG